A window from Verrucomicrobiota bacterium encodes these proteins:
- a CDS encoding antitoxin VapB family protein, which translates to MAVKTITIDMDSYNLLSSLKAENESFSTLIKRRLKPHSTAALLLSKLPEVALEPSTLDGIEHVYLSRSHSLAESPLTGDDA; encoded by the coding sequence ATGGCTGTTAAAACCATTACTATTGATATGGACTCTTATAACTTGCTTTCTTCCTTGAAAGCTGAGAATGAGTCCTTTAGCACACTGATCAAGAGACGGTTGAAGCCACATTCTACGGCCGCCTTGCTCTTGTCAAAATTGCCGGAGGTGGCATTAGAACCATCCACACTCGATGGGATTGAACATGTTTATTTATCCCGCAGCCATTCCCTGGCGGAATCGCCTCTCACGGGAGATGATGCATGA